A single Montipora foliosa isolate CH-2021 chromosome 7, ASM3666993v2, whole genome shotgun sequence DNA region contains:
- the LOC138011677 gene encoding Krueppel-like factor 6 has translation MEPELLFEEFMDSSTLDFTELDEQFPLCGYLESLDATEEQHVDSMDLTCPFDFYLDYLFSKGIVDSMNEQIVLQPECDEAGELKDHLISSVFNSYYKQAFELNERNANVKDNLVLSASLLLPDNQRCSDSPCLSDSSSDMSVKLEGLAAHYDCSGAEGQVVTKKDQPGSNSKTQAGPRRERARRRVSSREYKCSFPGCTKMYTKSSHLKAHIRRHTGEKPFACTWKGCNWRFSRSDELARHKRSHSGIKPFICDLCDKKFSRSDHLAKHRKTHYRVRKNSTFVMKV, from the coding sequence ATGGAACCCGAATTACTCTTTGAAGAATTTATGGATTCGAGTACTTTGGATTTTACAGAACTGGACGAACAATTTCCGCTGTGTGGATATTTAGAAAGCTTGGATGCAACAGAGGAACAACATGTTGATTCTATGGACCTGACCTGTCCGTTTGACTTCTACCTTGATTATTTATTTTCCAAAGGTATTGTCGATTCAATGAATGAACAGATTGTCCTGCAACCCGAGTGCGACGAGGCAGGGGAACTTAAAGACCATCTTATTTCCTCGGTTTTTAATTCCTATTACAAGCAAGCGTTTGAATTAAACGAGAGGAACGCCAACGTGAAAGATAACCTCGTGCTATCAGCGAGTCTTCTGTTGCCCGACAACCAACGCTGTAGTGATTCGCCGTGTTTAAGTGATTCTAGCAGTGATATGTCTGTTAAACTGGAAGGGCTCGCTGCTCATTATGATTGTTCCGGGGCAGAAGGTCAAGTTGTTACCAAAAAGGACCAACCAGGTTCAAACAGCAAAACACAAGCCGGCCCCCGTAGGGAGCGCGCGCGACGCCGCGTCTCCTCGCGCGAATATAAGTGCAGCTTTCCTGGTTGCACCAAGATGTACACCAAGAGTTCCCATTTGAAAGCCCACATTAGACGACACACTGGAGAGAAGCCCTTCGCTTGTACGTGGAAAGGATGCAATTGGCGATTTTCAAGATCCGATGAGTTGGCCCGGCACAAGCGATCGCATAGTGGGATCAAGCCGTTTATATGCGACCTCTGCGATAAGAAATTTTCTCGTTCGGATCATTTAGCCAAGCACAGGAAAACGCATTATCGTGTGAGGAAAAACTCTACTTTTGTAATGAAAGTATAG
- the LOC138011678 gene encoding uncharacterized protein, whose amino-acid sequence MADEGEEMSSLEEQATYKKTSKRKLKQLQVEAASKLICNLCPDKKFTSLKMYDDHVASKRHRKKKVKKEAAGAWVCQACELTLSSQIEWGKHLCGRRHHDKLKEWGTKLFVTSSPTTQQEIESVDDSQYEEIEEDDENDNF is encoded by the exons ATGGCGGACGAAGGAGAAGAAATGTCATCTCTCGAGGAACAGGCAACATACAAGAAGACGTCCAAACGAAAACTAAAACAATTACAG GTTGAGGCTGCTTCAAAGTTAATATGCAATTTATGTCCAGATAAGAAATTTACATCACTGAAGATGTATGATGACCACGTAGCTTCCAAAAGGCACAGgaaaaagaaagtaaagaaaGAAGCTGCAGGAGCGTGGGTTTGCCAGGCCTGTGAACTGACTCTTAGCTCACAAATAGAATGG GGCAAACACCTCTGTGGTCGGCGGCATCACGACAAACTTAAAGAATGGGGCACAAAGCTGTTTGTAACAAGTTCTCCAACCACACAGCAGGAGATTGAGTCTGTTGATGATTCACAGTATGAAGAGATTGAGGAAGACGACGAGAATGACAACTTCTGA